Part of the Mauremys mutica isolate MM-2020 ecotype Southern chromosome 1, ASM2049712v1, whole genome shotgun sequence genome is shown below.
gggaaggcggGTGGCAATGGAATAGATAtaaacaacacatcttgaagaacaacagttacagaaaggtaagtaaccgtttttcttctttgaatgattgctcatatcaattccagttaggtgactcccaagccttacctcggAGGTGGGGTTGGAGTCAAGGAACTGCAGATTGGAGGATTGTTCTTCCAAAGGCCACATCATCCTGAGTGTGCTGGACGATGGCATAGTGGGACGTAAAGGTGTGAACCGAAGCCCACGTGGcagccctgcagatttcctggagAGGAGTgtgtgccaggaaggcagctgatgACGCTTgagctctcgtagagtgagctgTAACAGCAGGCGGAGGGACGTTTGCCAGGTTATAGCAAGCACAAATGTACCCGGTGATCCACGAAGACATTCGTTGAGAGGAAACGGGGGCACCTTTCATCCGCTCCACAATGGCAACAAACATCTGGGTTGTTTTATGAAAGGGCTTTGTTTGGTCTATATAGAAGGCGAGTGCCCTTCTAACGTCAAGAGAATGGAGACGTTGTTCACGAAGGTCAGCAAGCAGTTTTGGGTAGAAAACCGTTAGGAAGATATCCTGGCTCACATGGAAGCGGGACACCACTTTTGGTAGGAAGGCCCAGTGAGGTCTTAGTTGAACTTTATCTTTATGAAAGACGGTATAGGGCGGCTCACACGTGAGAGCCCGTAGTTCGGACACCCGACATGCGGAAGTGATGGCCACTAGGAAGGCGACCTTTCAGGAGAGGTAGAGAAGTGAGCAGGAGGCCCGCAGCTCAAAGAGAGGGCCCATAAGGCAAGAAAGGACCgtgccccagagccccacagggcAGTCATTGATGGGACTGCCCTCAACTACTAAACTACTCTAAATACTGTAGGAAACACTTAATCCTAACTAATAACAATTAATGACAATCAAGATAAGAGATGCTAGGGATAAGTGGAGCACTTGATGAGACAAgagaccactgttccaacaactgtcacaggcggtaagaaggaactgaaggggggtcaggccGCCAGGGTCTTATACAGAACGCCATattggtgccactccagggggctcccctaACCGGCCTGAtgggtagctgctagggaaaaagtttccaacATCCGTGCACGCGGCGTGCGCGCACACATAACtcgaattgatatgagcaattaCTCGAAGAAGAACCCCTTTTCCACATTCGCTCAACAATTGGCATGAGCCCCAATCCAGGGAGAGCTCATGAATACAACTGAGTAGTTATTTCCTAAGAACTGTTTTTGTGAATTTATTTTGAATTTGCTTGGGGAATTTTACTCCTAGGGGGCTGGGGAGTGAAGGATCAagtttcagagaagagctacaagaaaaattaaaggattagaaaatatgccttattgAGGGACTCAAGTAGCTCAACCTGTTCAGTTTAGCAAAAGAGATTGAGGGGTAATTTGATCAGTCTAGAAATACctacatggggggaaaaaaaattaacagggctcttcagtctagcagacaaagatccAACGGTTGGAAGTTGAGGCTAAACAAATGCAAACTAGAAAGAGGTTGCACacttttaacaatgagggtaattaaccactggaacaatttaccaaggcttgtggtggattttccatcactggcactTATTTAAATCAAAGTTGTATGTTTTTCTAGCAGATATGCTTTAGTTCAAATcggaattaattcagagaagttctgttgcctgtgttacacagaagggcagactaaatgatcagtagtcccttctggccttatctaTGAAGTTTGACTCTCAAAAGAAGAATCCCAAATACCAGTGTTGGGGTCTGCCCATTCTGGGGAacttgtggggaaaaaattcctGAAAACTGATGCTATTTCCCATGCCTATGGCAAGGTTGTAGGTGTAGTCTGTCCCATTCCTTCCATTTCCAGCATCCCATTTACTCTCTCTGTATTGATGCATATTAGGATCACTAATGTGGCATGTACAGCTAAAGATATCGGGCAGAGGTATAAGGCCCAACTTAAAAACAGGCCCTGCCAGTTGTCATAAGTAGAGCtctgtgtctgtcacagaggtcacggattccgtgatgtcctgtgacctccatgacttctgcagcagccggtgTAGCTGACCTAGGGCCGCCCAGCCAGctggccccagagccagctgctcaggcagccctggggacagccacactggccgctgcTAGAATGGCTGTGCAGCCAGATGCTTGGGCGGTCTCACAGCCAGCGGCACCAGCCGCTACTCTGGCGGCCCCGGGGCTCCCTCCCCCCGgcagtggccagagcagcagtggGCCCCCTGGGGCTCTGTACCCCTTGGCGAGGGCCTGAACCATGGCATGCCACCAGCTttcccccacagtgccccccgcTCCAAGATTCAAtcatgagtatttttagtaaaagtcatggacaggtcacgggcgaaaaacaaaaaatcatggcaccatgacctgtccatgacttttactaaaaatacttatGATTGAATCTTAGCCTTAGTCACAAGGAGTATTATCCCCGAGGATATCAGTTGTATTCCATAGTCCCTAGATGTCAATCACTTGCCAGTTTTAATCACCCAAGTAGCAGTGCAAAGACTGCTGTATTTAGTTTGAAGCTAAACAAAAGTTTGCACATTAAACATTTTAATCCTTGCTTATTAAAGAACCTTAGTAAAAACATTAAGGTTGTTTAGTACCACCTTAACTTTGGGAGTCTCTGACTTAGGTGCTTAACCACACAAACTTAATACCAGAGCTGGGCAAaactttttgacaaaaaatgaaaacttggagacaccaaaacattttgaaaatttgtcaattttgaattgtttcagatttaaaaaaaaaacagaagtccaaaaaaatcaaaatattttgttttgacactTTCTAAACAAAATGCTTTGAGTTTTTTGTTCAAAATGAGTTTTTGAAatgtcctttaattttattttagaataaagattaaaaatcctcaaatcaaaataaaatgttttgtttgacttgaaaccattttttcatttttattttttttcagaattgccagcgaACCAAAAAGTCTGTTTGCCCATCTCTACTTAATACATGTATTCAATTAAGGGAGTAttataactaaggctaagattttgtctcagatatttttagtaaaaatcagggacaggttatgggcaataaagaaaaattcatggaagcccgtgacctgttcctgacttttgctaaaaaatatccatgacaaaatgggaaggggctgggcagaTGCCGGGTGGGTGAGAGTTCCAGGGCCGCCCCCAACTGCGGCCGGAgagctgcagggttcccccacTTCCACTCCCACGCCAgccggggagctgcaggggtccccccctgcccacagcagctgggagcttggGGACACCGCTTCCTCAGGTGGCAGGGGTACCTCACAGCTCTCTGCCACTGCGGGACTCTGCAACTCCTAGCTGACAGGGCTGAattcacagattctgtgacctccgtgactaaatcgGAGCCTTAATTATAATATGCATGTCCCACTGCTTGTTGCTATGGGACCCTCACTATATTATTCTTCTGTAGGGCTGCTCTCAGCTCCTATTAAAGTCTATTATAAACTCTCCCTGTGCCTAGCACTGTAACATTTTGTGACCCACATACTCCCACTGCTCTCATCCTCATTTTCCCTCCCTTCTTCAGATCTTTATGCCATTTTCTTCTGCCTTCCCTTGTAATCCTTTTGTCTGTTAGCCTCTGCAGAGCGGACAGCAGCACCGTGTGAATGTCACTGTCAAAATCGAGAAAAACTTAAAAGCCTGTTGCAGATACAAAGTACAGGTAGGATCTAAATTCTTTtcaagggaggagagggggagtggTGAACAGTCTCTGACTATTAGGTTGTTTGTACAACACAGAGCTCTGTCCATGATTAATCCCCAGTTGCCCAGGAAAAATTAGGTACACTTCTGAAAGAACATCATACACATAGATGAATTCTCTCTAGACAGTGGTTCATCCTTACACATTTTCCCCACACTAATCACTCCTGAGAGAGACTGGGACTGACATAGCTGTTAGGCACCCCAATGGCCAGTTCTTGTCTGTGTATATGGAGTAGTCCCAGAATCTGTAATCCTTTAACACCTTGGAGAGTAAGTGGGATTATAATCTTTGTCTCAAAATTTGCAATGGGAGACAGGGTAAAAAAGCAAGTTAGTTACTTCCAGTACTGTTTTCTTATTTCCTGATTTGTTTCAACTCCAGATTCAACCATTCTTTACCATTTGTGGCACCGACTGTCTGAGACATTCTGCTGTCATCCCATGTCCCTCCGTTGCTCCAAGTGAGGACTCCTTTCCTCTATATTTGATTTGCATTATTTTACAGGTGATAGCTGAGCCTTGATCtaactttctgttctgtgtttgattCCTTTGCAGCTACACAACCTGCAGGTAAGACAATAACTCATTCCTATTCCTATTAAAATTTTCTTTGTGGTTATTTTCCTCTATATGTAGTATAGATAATAAACTAACTTTGCTTGCATGTGAGACAATACATGCAAGGTGTGGGATTATTCTAAGGAGTCACCCTGCTATACGCAGGCTTTAGGTGTGTTCACTCCAGAATGCAGAAATCTAACAGAGCTGCCTTATTTTGTATTAAAAGAGAGAGCTTGTATACAATATATACAATGTGCATCTTTTCTTAAAGGAACTATTTGTTTAGAAGTATGTCTCTTAAAAGAAAACCAATGTGTGATCGGAGGGAGCATGACTTACTTTCTGTTTTGCTCAGCAGTTTGAATTTACACAGTTAAAAGGTCCATGTGACATACAAGGGTACAATACAGACTAATTAGCAGCTATGTCATCCCTGACCAGCAAcattgggtgccttacaatgccttgatGAAGTAGGTCACAGTCTTCCATCACATAAGCcacactgagtgtctgtgtgtaacggCAGCCTAccagccacacttgggttacactctgCCTCTCACTAGCCTTGGTTATTCTGCATAGTGACCCCAACACTCATGCCAGTCTTAAATTCcgcccccagaaatgtatgtcctgtacagcccagccctctcctggacagtataAGTTATATTTAAAGTCCCTTATCTCTTTAAAAGGAATAATATACACACAACTTgccaccccaaatggagtttcccagacaattcaattaaaacaCTGCATtagaaaacaataaaacaagtttattaactacagagatTTTAAGTGAACATAAGTAATTAGGCATAAAAGtcaaaatggttacaagaaaaataaagacaaaatgcaactgatgcctaacttaacaaactatgttagattcaaagcaaagttttttcACCACATGCCTTCAGCAGTCTTACTGCTGACCAAACTTCTTGGGTCACGACCTCTTCTTCCAGAATCTAGTAAATGCTTCCTTTGTTGCTTCAGGTGCTGGGAATGGGTAGGGACATGTTTGTacttcctttttatagtttcagtcccccacttgaaaaacatttccagctagaTACCAGGAGACAAAAGGGCCATGTCATGTAtggggaaggatgttccctgctgctttttcctcACCTGTTGGAGAttcttttgtttctcttcctGCTTGATGTCTGTTTGCTGCTTAAATGCATATTAAGCAAAGCAACCAGGCCTGTCTTAAACAAAGGAATATTTCCCAACTTCTGCTTGGAGCATGTGGTGTTAACACCACACAGTGGAATCTTATAAAATCACATAGActgttgccacacacattttatcaggacaatattgatcagcaaacgaattttcaaatgataccttactaAACATGCCttgtacaaaaattattacagtCATGTGTAGGGTGTGGACACAGGTACATTCTGTCACAGCTTgtcacatattttatatatatatgtgtatacagTTTGGGTTGTTTTTTCTACTGTTTAAAACCCTCTTATCAGGCTGTGATAGCTCAAGCAGCTAAATGGAATCTTTCCCAAATTTCCAAAAGAATTTGCCTCTGGGCTGAACAAATATGAGACATTCATCCcaaaggagtttaaaaaaaaaaaaaaaaaaaaaaagagagagagagttaagcATCTGAAAATAGGAGTTTAAGCGTTCTCAGCCATAACTGCTGTGTTGCTACTTTGGTTCTATAAGGAGGAATTAGTGGGTTTCCTTCTTCCTGCTACTTCCCAGTATTTTTGAGGACAGGGTGCTGCTGTTCACCTGGCTTCTGGTGTTCAGTACAGCATTTTGTTGCTGGATGAGACTCCTTAGCCATTAAAGTTGTGTCTTATTCTGCTCTTCTTGTGCCATAGATGATCCGATTATGTGGCTATACTGGTGTATCACTGGCATCTGTATTTTACTGGTGGGATCGGTCATAGCTGGTGCTATTTACATGACCCGAAGACAAGTAGGTAAGGACGATGTCAGCTGGGGAGTGAGACTCAGAGGCATGTTTGTGCCGCTCCCTCATTTCTCTTCATTTACTTCCCTGAATCCTTGTGGGATGCTCTGCCATCAGGGAACTGCCAGTACAAATTTTTCTTTCAGCCCACTCTAAGGTGTTTGCTTTCTGGTCTTTGAAGGGCACAATCTAAAAACATAATTTAGATTTGAccatgtatttttttctctttcaggcCGCCAGCACAGGAAATATAGCAGCCATGGTAAGAGATACTTTCTATGCTGTAGGAGAGTCCCTTCATGCTGCACATTCTAGGAACCTACCTTAACTGCCCTTTGGAGTCCATACTAGGATTAATTTGCTATTGATGTTTCTTGATACCAAAATATTGCTCTGCAACTTTAAAGCTGTTTTCTTTAACCAAAAGGGACTTATGGGACACTAGCAGCCTTGGATAGAGAACAACCCAGGTGTGAAGCTTTTGCCTTCCCCCAAGGGGCTGCTGCTTTATCTAATGAAATCCTTTGGAAACTATGGATCTGCACATGAGATGAGAATGGACTGTGACTACATTTGTCCATCTGTGTGTCCTAGAGCTAAGCTTGATTGCTTGGGGACCTGTCAGGACAGGGAGCTCAGCTTTCGCTTGCAGGCTTGAGGAGGGCTTTTAGAGTTGCTTGGCTTTTTCACTAGAATAAAATGGTGGCTGAGAAAGCgctctttcttttttttgcttGTGGTAGAACAtcaggagagggaggaggggccatGTCAAAGGGCCATGTCTCTGGCTTTGTGAAGGTTGGATCTTGCTATGTTGTATTTATCCGTGCGGTGTGTCCTTGGTCAATTAATTGCTTCTGGATTACCCAGAGACTGCTTCAGCAAATGTTATTGGAATGAACAATTGTACTTCTTTTTACCTTTTTTCAGAGCTGTTACCTCCACAGCTGACTCCACCATCCCTGAGGCCCCGGAAGGTTTGGATTGTGTACTCTGCTGACCACCCACTCTATGTGGATGTGGTGCTAAAGTTTGCCCAGTTCTTGATCACAGTCTGTGGTACTGAGGTAGTCCTGGATCTGCTGGAAAAGCGTCAGATTTCAGAGATCGGGGCCTTACCCTGGCTTACTCGACAGAAAAAGGAAATGGAGGAGCTATCTTCAAAGATAATCATTTTGTGTTCTCGGGGCACCCGGGCCAAATGGCAGGCTATGCTTGGGAAGGAGGGAACAGCTGTCTCTCTCAAGCAAGATCAGTGGCAGCCTACTGGAGACATGTTCACTCCGGCCTTGAATTTGATCCTGCCAGACTTCAAGAAGCCAGCTTGTTTTGGCATGTATATAGTCTGCTATTTTGAGGGCATAAGTGAGGATAAGGATATTCCTGACCCATTCAATGTCACATCCAAGTaccagctgatggacaggtttgagGACATTTACTTTCTGATCCAGGATATGGAGAAGTTTGAACCAGGGCGGATCCATCAAATCCAGGAGATCACCGCTGAAAACTACGCTGAAaactccaatggctggaagttgaaggagGCAGTACAGACATTCCAGGAATGGCAGGCAAAGCACCCTGATTGGTTTGAGAGAGAGAACATGTGCTCAGAAGATGAGGAGTCTCTGGACAAGGAAATACCAGAAGAATTCATGCCGGGTAATGAAGAGGTAATTAAAAAACAGCAGCTGCATTTTCAAGAGCCTGATCCCAATGGTTGTTGTGCAATTAGCCTCCATGTGAATGAAGATGAGGGTGGAAATTTTAAACTGCAGCTTCAGCTTAATCCACAGTGGAATCCAACTTTCCAGACACTGATGATTCCCGTGGATGAGGCACCTCCAGTTCAGATGGTGGAGCCAATTTCTATTACAGAAGGTAAAAATGCAGCTAGTCATCAGGTGATGACCAACACAGACTGGATGGAAGGAATCCCTCTGCTGGAGACTAGTGTCCCAATGAGGAACAGCATCATCCCTCATGATGATTTTGATGTCCCATCATCAGACAACCAGAGATTTGCAGATCACCTCCCAAATGAAATGAGGCAGGAGCTGGAGGGGTTAATGTACTCTCTTTACCAGCAAAGTGTCATTCCTTCTGCGTCATCTCTCCATCAAGAAGAtgctgaagagcagcagcagcaggtggttTTCAATAACCCTTGCAAAGATCAGAGACAGTCAGTGCAATCAGACCAGGGCTACATCTCCAGATGTTCCCCTTTGCCTCCTGATGATCtggtggaggaagaggaggaccaAGAACAGGAAAACAAGATGCCTTCTCAGTATCTCCCTCCAGAGGTCTTGGACAGTCTAAAGAGCCTCCAACAGAAGCTGCTTTTCCAGGAAATTCAGCAGAAATCTGTCTGGGAGCACATGGGTGGGATGATGGACACAGGTCATTGTGCAGCAGACTCTTAGACTCTCTGTCCAGGACCATCCCATTTGAAAAATAGGGCTCGAGGATGGTAGTGTGTATAATTTCAGCACTC
Proteins encoded:
- the IL17RA gene encoding interleukin-17 receptor A, with the translated sequence MGRAAAALPRLPLSLLLLLLVPGALGLRLLLSAPPPFDCSQPGLNCLVRNSTCMDQSWLQVLQWTPSAPSVLDVHPDIFHDEGKLLPVLRIEWKVATDASIQYLRGVELAVLQVNNNQQICAQFDFQNNLPLQVRPDGGRWNFTFNRFEVEPGQMYQVTVHHLPKLGTSGDRNCKSTSYTVPDCRDPVMKTTMPCMQTGSLWEPSIDGKSLDDSSLLVSFNPGMESARYRIHVTSFPDEEKQCRETTRDIYEPLQSGQQHRVNVTVKIEKNLKACCRYKVQIQPFFTICGTDCLRHSAVIPCPSVAPTTQPADDPIMWLYWCITGICILLVGSVIAGAIYMTRRQVGRQHRKYSSHELLPPQLTPPSLRPRKVWIVYSADHPLYVDVVLKFAQFLITVCGTEVVLDLLEKRQISEIGALPWLTRQKKEMEELSSKIIILCSRGTRAKWQAMLGKEGTAVSLKQDQWQPTGDMFTPALNLILPDFKKPACFGMYIVCYFEGISEDKDIPDPFNVTSKYQLMDRFEDIYFLIQDMEKFEPGRIHQIQEITAENYAENSNGWKLKEAVQTFQEWQAKHPDWFERENMCSEDEESLDKEIPEEFMPGNEEVIKKQQLHFQEPDPNGCCAISLHVNEDEGGNFKLQLQLNPQWNPTFQTLMIPVDEAPPVQMVEPISITEGKNAASHQVMTNTDWMEGIPLLETSVPMRNSIIPHDDFDVPSSDNQRFADHLPNEMRQELEGLMYSLYQQSVIPSASSLHQEDAEEQQQQVVFNNPCKDQRQSVQSDQGYISRCSPLPPDDLVEEEEDQEQENKMPSQYLPPEVLDSLKSLQQKLLFQEIQQKSVWEHMGGMMDTGHCAADS